TCGAAGTTTTACAACAATAACTCGATGAAAAAGTTTTTCCCTATCTCTCACTATGATATCAATCTTTTCTAGACTGATTTTGACCACACACGCACATATACTCAAGCTCTAATACATTTTCCTATTGCAATTTTTCTATGATATCCTTTGAAAGAACACTCGCACAAATTATGACATTAACAAGAAAACCACATACAAGAATTGTATGTCAAACAAAACAACCcgaaaaaatcaaaatacacaCCAGGTTGTCCAGAAGAGTGGCAGAGGCATTTGTGTCAACAACAAGTGGTGCCAAAGCCCCAAGATCATCCCGATTGAGTCGAGCAATGGGATCATCTTGCCGAGGCCATAGTGGAGTAACAGTAGAAGTAGTAGAAATCTCTGAAGATGGCAAACAAGCGAAAGAAGGAGGAGGAACACTTGTTCTCACTTGATAGGAAACACTATTATTCCTTGGCAATGGATCCTAGGAATTGCAAAACACAAactgagaaaaaaattataaaaccaaaccaaaagagAACATAAATTAAGTACACTCTtgcctcttaaaaaaaaaaaaaaaggaaattgtaaaagaaagaaCCTGTTGAGTGGATAAATCCTGTTTCCACTGATTGTGAAACTTCTGGAAAGACAAGACGAGAGTGGTTTGGAGATCAATAGGAAGGTCCGGTGGGAACTGCTTCAGAAGTTCGTCGCCAGTTACGTTGTCATGTGCACATTTTCTGATAAGTGAACGAAGACACGCCAACAACTGAAATTTATTCATTCAATTCAAAACtactatattatattaaataaataataataatcttctaTACTAGAAGATAACTTTTGCCAAAACATACTGGGTCGAGTTCGGGGAGAGAAGGAAGATTGAGGAGAGAGTGAAGGTGGGACTTTTCGGGAGGGCGGAGACCGGTTCGTCTGCTGTTCCAAAGAGTGGAAAGTAAGTGATGAAGTGCTTCTTCTGATTTTATCCCACTTAGCTTGTGCAATTGTTGGTATAGTGTTGTGTCTTCCACCATTTCTTTCAATCTGCTTCTGCTTCAGGCTTTTTTCTTCGAGGGTTTTGGAGCATTATTATGAAATGAAATTAGGGGTGTCACTGTGTCAGTGTCAGACCCTGTTTAATGTTTATGCTTTGCATCAGACTTAAAGTCGATTTTCTTGGCCCAATACCCAGGGCCGGCTCAACGAATTTGGGCCCTAGGCGGAAGCTTTAAACGggccttttattatatttaattataaattcatatttttttttaattagttcttcccttgtctttttctttttgttttatttttcatatttagatAGATATTTTTTAGTAgatatttgtaattaaaaaatatttatgaataaatgaaacacaatctataataaaaaaaaattacaatttaactagaataatataaatttaatgtataaaacaaTAGAACCTGTTTTATCAAAAGCACAATTGCAGCTTTACTTAATATGATCACTTTATACTTTAaatttgcacaaaaaaattaaaattaatattaatacaaagtaaattattctaaatttataattttgtcattaatactcttttttttgtgtagcagtaaacccttttttttagcATAATGTGTAGGACTCAACTTGATTGGATCCACTAACACTAACACTAGCCCACTAGTAAAATGTGTAGGACTCAACTTGATCCACTAAGATTAAGACCAGCTCATTATCCCTCTAAAtctgatttcttaaaaaaaaaaagaaaaaaaagaagagaacgTGACCTTAACTTCCATACCACTAATCTGatttcttagaaaataaaaataaaaacgtgTAAGACTAGAACTTCTTAGAATCAATACTTTAACTCTTTTCTCTTTAAGTGGGTCTATTGACTATTCAGAACATTCAAAAGGCTTCTAGAGAAATCTAAAGAAATCTAAATTtaagagaacaaacaaaaaaaagttactaGTACAACAACCAAACTAAAGttcagccaaaaagaaaaaaaaaaaccagacaCCCGTGAGCAAACTCCtcttcaaaagagaaaaaaaaaacccagacacccatgaaaaaaaaaaccgagaCACCCAACAGCAAacatgaagaagatgaaagagacaaaggaagagaaaacaaaaaacgaaCCTTCAATGAACACACCAAGTTTATTGCCAACACCAGTTGATGAGTAAGCCAACtaatgagtgttttttttagaatcaagatAGATAGAGTCAGAgagtgagtgtttttttttgttctttcttttttctttcttttcttatttgtctCTTCTTTCTGCCTTTTGTAATCTTTTCTTCTGTAAGCTAAACATTTCTGCCGCTTGTAATCTTTTCTTCTGCAAGCTAAAGATTTGGTGATGGTCTGATGGGATTAGCCTTCATGTCACATTGTCACTTCAGCTTTTTTCTGTGTGAGAAACGGGCCTTTATGGCCTGATGGGATGTGGTGATGGCCGTTTGAaatcttcttctattttttttttttttgggtgagaaacAGGCCTCTGTGAGAAATGGGCCTTCATGGCCTGTTGGGATTTGGTGATGgctgtttgtaattttttttttctcaaataaaaaagtaatattatataatatattattattatttggggcCCTCTTAGAAGCGGGGCCTTAGGCGATGGCCTAAATGGCCTATAGCTTCGGCCGGCCCTGCCAATACCATGTCTAGCCCcattatatatgttttctttttaggcgtaaatgcacttttagtctctaTATTTTGtcgtttttccattttagtctctacattttattttttccacttttagtccctaaaaccaatttacgctttccgttttagtccttgaaACACTGTTCTGTCACCAAATTAACGGAAAGACTGAcggattaataaaatattattaaaaaaattatttaacattttttatatgccaaaattaaaaaaaaattaattactcaattttaatttagaacaaaaaacaaaaaaaaattattttctttcaaacaaaaattttacttttttttaattaaaatgaattttttttttattccaatcttcttcttctttttttgttcaaaagAACATTCAACTTTTAaacccttttctctctctattctcaaactctctttctcctcaCCCCGATCTGATTCAAACTCTGACTGACCCAAACTCTCTTTGATCTCTTTCAAGACTCAGTGATGAGGTCGCCGCCGTCGAACTCGTTCAAGACTCAATGATGAGGTCACCATTGCCATAGAAGAAAGAAACCCCAGAAGGTCTGCATTGCCGTCGCCGTTTCCGTTGCCATCGACCCATCGAACCCATCAAGAAGGTCCGTTGATTAGGTGTATGAAACCctagaaagaaaacccatagTTTATTTCTGTGTAATTATGGCTCCGTTGTACAAAACCCAGTCACCGATTCGGTATTGGAGCCCGATATTGACCAGTGACGAGCAGATCAAGAGGCTGATCTTCAAGGTTTTGATCATGGAGGCCGTGGGGTCTTGATGGCGTGAAAACAATGGGAAAAATTTGGAGGCTTGCATGTGGGTGTTGTGAACATGGATCGGTGGTTGGGTCTGTTGATGATTTTGGCTTGGGTTATGATTTGGGTTTCGTTTGTGTTTAATCTCTATTTGTGATCTGGGTCTGTGTTTGTATTTGgtctctgtttcttttcttttttttgtttgtgttgttgtgatCTAGGTTTGAGTTTTTGGTTGCTGGATTTGTGTTCTCGGTTGCTGGGTTTGATCTAGGAAGAACACGAAAAACTTGGATTTGTGTTCTCGATTGCTGGGTTTGATCTgggaagaacacgaagaactttgggtctgtgtttgtgtttggtctctgtttcttttcttttttttcgtttgTGTTGTTGTGATCTAGGTTTGAGTTTTTGGTTGCTAGATTTGTGTTcttggttgctgggtttgatcTGGGTTTAAGTAATAATGTTCTTTTGCTGGGTTGTTATTCTTTTGCTTTGCTAGGTTGTTATTCTTTTGCTTGGGTTTGATTCGGTGGTGAtcttttgggaaaaaaaaaaaaaaaagaagaatattggaattaaaaaaattcattttaattaaaaaaaagtaaaatttttgtttgaaagaaaataatttttttttgttttttgttctaaattaaaattgagtaattaatttttttttaattttggcatataaaaaatgttaaataatttttttaataatattttattaatctgTCAGTCTTTCCATTAATTTGGTGACAGAACAGTGTttcaaggactaaaacggaaagcgtaaattggttttagggactaaaagtggaaaaaataaaatgtaaggactaaaatggaaaaacgtcaaaatgtagggactaaaagtgcatttacgccttctttttaatatctttatcttttgagaaaaataaaaataaatgtatctttttgttttttttttaattataccttaaaaaatatgaagtttagaaattaaaaaaaaaaaaatttaatttaaaacagcattttgaaaaattggcAGTTTGAAACTAC
The DNA window shown above is from Quercus lobata isolate SW786 chromosome 7, ValleyOak3.0 Primary Assembly, whole genome shotgun sequence and carries:
- the LOC115954302 gene encoding uncharacterized protein LOC115954302 is translated as MVEDTTLYQQLHKLSGIKSEEALHHLLSTLWNSRRTGLRPPEKSHLHSLLNLPSLPELDPLLACLRSLIRKCAHDNVTGDELLKQFPPDLPIDLQTTLVLSFQKFHNQWKQDLSTQQDPLPRNNSVSYQVRTSVPPPSFACLPSSEISTTSTVTPLWPRQDDPIARLNRDDLGALAPLVVDTNASATLLDNLGTLPRLKSMTWTMQNCSSAPANRIAVISLKLQDFSKSPLGEMEVKFQLTRDTLEAMLRSMTYISEQLSNMVGSSSMPAHKKQRQ